A stretch of Desulfotalea psychrophila LSv54 DNA encodes these proteins:
- a CDS encoding FAD:protein FMN transferase produces the protein MKNSQASCDKKRRSFLKMSGILGMSALATSLLPVERSEALPFTSTEYKVTKTRLAMGTFVAITAIHSSRDEAENAIGLAFEEIDRLNNVLSRYKQSTAVSELNAEGVLKNPSLEIQEMIGRSLYFHRQTAGAFDITVGPLIDLYKESFAKAQQPGDAEIKEVLQRIGSQHLRFEGSGIAMARPGMSITLDGIGKGYVVDRASEVLVQNGVTNHLINAGGDIRASGNAAKGRPWTIAIQDPNKHKDYPDIITMTDGAIATSGNYEIFYDREKIFHHIVNSKTGHSPQFLTSASITAKTVMDADAMATAVFVMEPKDAMVFIENQSESECFLIGEDKKIAKSSGWQV, from the coding sequence ATGAAAAATAGTCAGGCGTCATGTGATAAGAAGCGTAGATCATTTTTGAAAATGTCCGGTATTTTGGGGATGAGTGCCCTTGCCACGAGTCTTCTTCCTGTGGAGAGAAGTGAGGCATTACCTTTTACCTCAACAGAGTATAAGGTAACTAAAACCCGGCTTGCCATGGGCACCTTTGTTGCCATTACTGCTATTCACTCTTCCCGTGATGAGGCAGAAAATGCAATTGGTCTTGCCTTTGAAGAGATTGATCGACTCAATAATGTCTTGTCACGTTATAAGCAGAGTACTGCTGTTTCAGAGCTTAACGCGGAAGGCGTATTAAAGAATCCATCCCTGGAAATACAGGAGATGATTGGTCGCTCCCTCTATTTTCATCGGCAAACAGCAGGGGCCTTTGATATTACCGTTGGCCCTCTGATTGATCTCTATAAGGAATCTTTTGCCAAGGCTCAGCAACCAGGTGATGCTGAGATAAAAGAGGTACTGCAGCGTATCGGTTCCCAGCATCTTCGTTTTGAAGGAAGTGGCATTGCCATGGCTCGTCCCGGTATGAGTATAACCCTTGATGGTATTGGTAAGGGCTATGTGGTTGACCGTGCCTCCGAGGTGCTTGTCCAAAACGGGGTGACAAATCATCTGATCAATGCCGGTGGAGATATCAGGGCCAGTGGTAATGCGGCTAAGGGACGTCCTTGGACCATTGCCATTCAGGATCCCAATAAGCATAAAGATTATCCTGATATTATTACCATGACCGATGGTGCCATTGCCACCTCGGGTAATTATGAGATTTTTTATGATCGGGAAAAGATCTTTCATCATATTGTTAACTCTAAGACTGGGCATTCACCACAGTTTCTGACCAGTGCCTCCATAACAGCAAAAACCGTTATGGATGCCGATGCAATGGCCACTGCGGTCTTTGTAATGGAACCTAAGGATGCCATGGTCTTTATTGAAAATCAGTCTGAGAGTGAGTGCTTTCTCATTGGTGAAGATAAAAAAATTGCGAAATCGTCCGGCTGGCAGGTGTAG
- a CDS encoding electron transport complex protein RnfA, producing MMKFSLRSFVCAVLLALLLPAVGYGQDLIKEQSFGKDDSIVLDFALPVDQVAAAKVSNYTVFEENDPDIRLAIKSADVLQGGSQVVLNFAEPLNTTQAHIVQITNLADDRLTTRVSKSYLAYLFSILISALLINNFVFTKYLGLCVFFGTSKRKSTAKGMGVVFTIVMVVSACMSWFFYQYFLIPYDLNFLQILVFIGLVSLTVQAVDTVLRKVNPVLFNSFGVYLVLVIANCVIIAVPLIVANNNYNIFETIMLSLGAGGGFLLALYLMSSVSERLALAKIPPSFKGLPVAFIVAGQFAMAFLGFSGLQIF from the coding sequence ATGATGAAATTTTCATTACGTTCTTTTGTGTGTGCAGTTCTGTTGGCTCTGCTCTTGCCTGCTGTGGGTTACGGTCAAGATCTTATAAAGGAGCAGAGCTTTGGTAAGGACGATAGCATTGTATTGGATTTTGCCCTGCCTGTAGATCAAGTAGCTGCTGCCAAGGTAAGTAACTATACCGTCTTTGAAGAGAATGATCCTGATATTCGCCTGGCCATAAAATCGGCGGATGTTCTGCAGGGTGGATCCCAGGTTGTGTTGAACTTTGCTGAGCCACTCAATACGACACAGGCCCATATTGTCCAGATTACCAATCTGGCAGATGACAGGTTGACCACCCGGGTGAGTAAATCCTATCTTGCCTATCTCTTTTCTATTTTAATCTCGGCACTCTTGATTAATAACTTTGTCTTTACCAAATACCTCGGTCTCTGTGTATTTTTTGGTACATCAAAGCGAAAGAGTACGGCAAAGGGTATGGGCGTAGTCTTCACCATTGTTATGGTGGTTTCAGCCTGTATGAGTTGGTTCTTCTATCAGTATTTCCTGATACCGTATGATCTCAACTTCTTACAAATTTTAGTCTTTATCGGCCTTGTTTCTCTTACTGTTCAGGCGGTTGATACAGTTCTGCGTAAGGTGAATCCTGTCCTGTTCAACTCCTTTGGAGTGTATCTTGTTCTGGTTATTGCCAACTGTGTAATTATTGCTGTTCCGCTTATTGTTGCCAATAATAACTACAATATATTTGAAACAATCATGCTCTCCCTTGGTGCTGGTGGTGGTTTCTTGTTGGCTCTTTATTTGATGAGTTCCGTAAGTGAGCGTCTTGCTCTTGCTAAGATACCGCCCAGCTTTAAGGGTTTGCCCGTAGCATTTATTGTGGCAGGTCAGTTTGCCATGGCCTTTCTTGGCTTTTCAGGCTTACAGATTTTTTAG
- the rnfB gene encoding RnfABCDGE type electron transport complex subunit B produces MDVELVKIALGGVALLGCIGLFFGIGLAIAAHKFAVEVNPLIEEVLESLPMAQCGGCGYAGCEGYAIAVVNDPDVPPNLCFPGKEAVAEAVAELTGKKMTAVEDQIALVRCSREEGRVSHKHEYIGFSSCTAANLGFGGPSKCNYACIGLGECADACPFDAITMVENFPVVDSNKCVSCGVCVRTCPKNIIELQTLKARVYVPCSTKDLGKNVKAVCEVGCIGCKICVKVCPADAVSYIDGNVVIDHVACIAYGPSCEEICVAKCPRKIFRNYDSPLVISSKKDGGLKMAG; encoded by the coding sequence ATGGATGTAGAACTTGTAAAAATAGCACTTGGTGGCGTTGCTCTATTGGGTTGTATAGGTCTGTTTTTTGGTATTGGCCTTGCCATTGCAGCTCATAAGTTTGCGGTGGAAGTAAATCCTCTCATTGAAGAGGTGTTAGAGTCTTTGCCTATGGCCCAATGTGGTGGTTGTGGTTATGCCGGTTGCGAGGGGTATGCAATTGCGGTGGTAAATGATCCCGATGTGCCACCAAATCTCTGCTTTCCAGGTAAGGAGGCTGTGGCGGAGGCTGTGGCAGAACTTACAGGCAAGAAGATGACTGCTGTCGAAGATCAGATTGCCCTTGTGCGTTGTTCTCGTGAAGAGGGCAGGGTGAGTCATAAGCATGAGTATATCGGTTTTTCCTCATGCACTGCGGCAAACCTTGGCTTTGGTGGTCCTTCAAAGTGTAATTACGCCTGTATTGGCCTCGGAGAATGTGCCGATGCCTGTCCTTTCGATGCTATTACCATGGTGGAGAACTTTCCTGTTGTTGATTCTAATAAGTGCGTGAGCTGTGGGGTCTGTGTTCGTACCTGTCCTAAAAATATTATCGAGCTACAGACACTGAAGGCGCGGGTCTATGTGCCCTGTTCTACCAAGGATCTTGGCAAAAACGTCAAGGCTGTCTGTGAGGTGGGATGTATCGGTTGTAAGATCTGTGTTAAAGTTTGTCCTGCTGATGCCGTGAGCTATATAGACGGTAATGTGGTTATTGATCACGTGGCCTGCATAGCCTATGGACCAAGCTGCGAGGAAATTTGTGTTGCTAAATGTCCACGAAAAATTTTCCGTAATTACGACAGTCCTCTTGTTATCAGTAGCAAGAAGGATGGTGGACTTAAGATGGCCGGTTAG
- a CDS encoding patatin-like phospholipase family protein — MSGKTVSLVLGSGGARGLAHIGVIRWLTEHDYRIESITGCSAGAVVGGVYAIGKLDIFEAWVRQIKTVDIVTLLDVSWGRGGLVKGEKFINTLVNLVGDMHIEDLPIKYTALATDIGAGKEVWLQDGKLFNAIRASISIPLLFEPYCYRGMHLVDGGVLNPVPIAPTFADSTDLTIAVNLNSMSCGHETSLPKSVLKIPDAVPSPSTIREKINSFIQERQESFYKRGVETGVLERLSVNDVAFQAFDAMQSTIARQKLAAYPPDRVVNVSHNACKMLEFNRAAEMIELGYQRAEQCLGEGG, encoded by the coding sequence ATGAGCGGTAAGACAGTGTCTTTGGTGTTGGGGAGTGGTGGCGCGAGGGGGCTTGCTCATATAGGAGTTATTCGCTGGCTTACGGAGCATGACTATCGGATAGAGTCAATAACGGGCTGTTCTGCCGGAGCTGTTGTCGGTGGTGTTTATGCCATTGGTAAGCTGGATATTTTTGAGGCCTGGGTTCGGCAGATAAAGACCGTTGATATTGTCACCCTGCTGGATGTCTCCTGGGGGCGAGGGGGTTTGGTGAAGGGAGAAAAATTTATCAATACCCTGGTGAATCTGGTGGGGGATATGCACATTGAAGATCTGCCCATAAAATATACTGCCCTGGCAACGGATATTGGTGCAGGCAAGGAGGTATGGCTCCAGGATGGCAAACTCTTTAATGCCATTCGAGCATCTATTTCTATTCCGTTACTTTTTGAGCCCTATTGTTATAGGGGGATGCACCTTGTTGATGGCGGTGTCTTGAATCCTGTTCCCATTGCCCCTACCTTTGCCGATAGTACGGATCTTACCATTGCCGTGAACTTGAATTCAATGAGCTGTGGCCACGAGACAAGCCTGCCTAAGAGCGTCTTGAAAATACCGGATGCTGTGCCATCGCCCTCTACTATCAGAGAGAAGATAAATAGTTTTATTCAGGAGAGACAGGAAAGCTTCTATAAAAGAGGTGTTGAGACAGGTGTGTTGGAGCGTTTGAGCGTTAATGATGTGGCCTTTCAGGCATTTGATGCCATGCAGTCAACCATCGCCCGGCAAAAATTGGCCGCCTATCCTCCAGACAGGGTGGTAAACGTCTCTCATAATGCCTGTAAGATGCTTGAATTTAACCGGGCAGCTGAGATGATTGAGCTCGGTTATCAGAGGGCGGAGCAATGTCTTGGGGAAGGGGGATAA
- the rsxE gene encoding electron transport complex subunit RsxE — MANTKTSMQLVSRGILSQNPIFKLALSMCPAVGISTTVMNGLLLGIAVFFVQVCSSVTISLFKNKIHPRIRIPSYTLTIATWVTVIDLVLAAYLPDAYAKMGIFVKLIVAFAIITMRLEMFASKEDVKDSFWDGVGMGLGFMVGMMAIGFVRELLGLGTLFGYDILGFKPLLFFVLPSAGFFVVGLMMAFFNWIEIAYKRRKGLQS, encoded by the coding sequence GTGGCAAATACGAAAACGAGTATGCAGTTGGTGAGTCGGGGCATACTGAGTCAAAATCCAATTTTTAAACTTGCCCTTTCCATGTGTCCTGCCGTGGGTATTTCTACCACTGTAATGAATGGCTTGCTACTTGGAATTGCTGTTTTTTTTGTGCAGGTTTGTTCCAGTGTGACTATTTCTCTTTTTAAGAATAAGATACATCCACGTATCCGTATTCCAAGCTATACCCTGACTATTGCAACATGGGTTACGGTGATTGATCTGGTGCTTGCGGCGTACCTTCCTGATGCCTACGCCAAGATGGGAATTTTCGTCAAACTGATTGTTGCCTTCGCTATCATTACCATGCGCCTTGAGATGTTTGCCAGTAAGGAAGACGTTAAGGACTCCTTTTGGGATGGTGTCGGTATGGGACTTGGCTTTATGGTTGGTATGATGGCCATCGGCTTTGTGCGTGAGCTTTTAGGATTAGGAACCCTGTTTGGTTATGATATATTGGGCTTTAAACCCCTGCTCTTTTTTGTTTTACCAAGCGCCGGTTTCTTTGTGGTGGGCTTGATGATGGCCTTCTTTAATTGGATTGAAATTGCCTATAAGCGTAGAAAGGGGCTACAGTCATGA
- a CDS encoding RnfABCDGE type electron transport complex subunit D — MPSRWTVAVSPHVKSPESVEKIMWTVTACLLPSLILSTFVFGIQVLLITAVSVASCVAVEAISQKGLGRRVCVRDGSAVLTGLLIAFVIPPGVSPLLPALGAVMAIFIGKHILGGLGYNIFNPALLGRAFLLATFPVAMTSAWLQPLDATSIFHFFDSSVDAVTTATPLAVMKEQGMEAFVAQFGQGASLYKSFFLGWQPGCIGETSGFLLLLGGIFLLYRGYITWRIPVSVIGSVALLTWVFGGDTLFSGDPLLAVLTGGVMLGAIFMATDYVTGPTNKISQIVYGIGIGGLTVLIRLKGGYPEGVCYAILLMNSMSPVLDAWFKPKRFALPVGGDK; from the coding sequence ATCCCATCACGTTGGACGGTCGCTGTTTCACCCCATGTGAAAAGCCCTGAGTCTGTGGAAAAAATTATGTGGACAGTGACGGCTTGTCTTTTGCCATCACTCATCTTGTCCACCTTTGTCTTTGGAATCCAAGTTCTTTTGATTACCGCTGTTTCTGTGGCCAGTTGTGTGGCCGTTGAGGCTATAAGTCAAAAGGGTTTGGGGCGCAGAGTGTGTGTGCGTGACGGTAGCGCTGTCTTGACAGGTCTACTGATAGCCTTTGTTATCCCGCCAGGAGTGTCTCCTTTACTTCCTGCCCTGGGGGCTGTAATGGCCATATTCATTGGTAAGCATATCCTAGGAGGTTTGGGTTATAATATTTTTAACCCGGCCTTGCTCGGTCGCGCATTTTTGTTGGCAACATTTCCCGTTGCCATGACCTCTGCATGGTTGCAACCACTTGATGCAACATCAATTTTCCATTTCTTTGATTCTTCAGTGGATGCTGTTACAACAGCCACCCCGCTTGCCGTTATGAAAGAACAGGGGATGGAGGCCTTTGTTGCTCAGTTTGGCCAGGGTGCAAGTTTATATAAGTCATTCTTTCTTGGCTGGCAACCCGGTTGTATTGGTGAAACTTCAGGCTTTTTGTTGCTGCTTGGCGGTATTTTTCTTCTCTATAGGGGATATATAACCTGGCGTATTCCTGTCTCTGTTATTGGCTCTGTTGCCCTGTTGACTTGGGTCTTTGGTGGTGATACGCTTTTTAGCGGCGATCCCCTCTTGGCCGTGCTTACCGGTGGTGTGATGCTCGGTGCCATTTTTATGGCAACCGATTATGTGACCGGTCCAACCAATAAAATATCACAGATAGTCTATGGTATTGGTATTGGTGGACTCACCGTGCTGATTCGCCTTAAGGGTGGTTACCCCGAGGGCGTCTGTTATGCCATTCTTTTGATGAACTCCATGAGTCCTGTGCTTGATGCTTGGTTTAAGCCAAAGCGTTTTGCCTTACCAGTAGGAGGTGACAAATGA
- a CDS encoding PFL family protein, producing the protein MLHSDQILATVEMIQKENLDVRTVTMGINLLDCRGGDVAETCRRIEERIQHYAGNFVATCNEVSKTYGIPVVNKRISVTPIAFVGAGFDKDGFIELAKSLDRAATAVGVDILGGFSAQVEKGMTATDKEYIASIPEALAATTKVCASINIATTHKGINMDALAMIGRTVKDLAEITKDQNGFGAAKFVVFCNQPGDNPFMAGAIHGLEEADVVLNVGVSGPGVIARALERLIAKDTDKTLTLDRLAEEIKQTTFRVTRCGELIGRQVSKKLGIEFGVVDLSLAPTPAIGDSVGEIFKILGVDSVGAPGSTAILAMLNDAVKKGGIFASKTVGGLSGAFIPVMEDAVLAEAVGDGSLCIEKLEAMTCVCSVGLDMIAIPGSVDAETISAIIADEMALGMINGKTTAARLIPVPGKEVGDHVSFGGLFGASPIMPINNIGKSSRFIQWGGRIPAPIHSFKN; encoded by the coding sequence ATGCTACATTCAGACCAAATACTTGCAACCGTCGAGATGATTCAAAAAGAAAATCTTGACGTACGAACAGTGACCATGGGTATCAACCTGCTTGACTGCAGAGGCGGTGACGTCGCTGAGACCTGTAGACGAATCGAAGAGAGAATTCAGCACTATGCAGGAAACTTTGTTGCGACTTGTAACGAGGTGAGCAAGACCTACGGCATTCCCGTTGTCAACAAACGCATTTCCGTTACCCCCATCGCCTTTGTCGGCGCAGGTTTTGACAAAGATGGTTTTATAGAACTTGCCAAAAGCCTCGACCGAGCCGCAACTGCTGTAGGTGTTGATATCCTCGGTGGATTTTCCGCTCAGGTAGAGAAGGGCATGACCGCAACGGACAAAGAGTACATTGCCTCCATCCCCGAGGCCCTGGCCGCCACCACAAAAGTTTGCGCATCCATCAATATTGCCACCACCCACAAGGGTATCAATATGGATGCCCTGGCCATGATTGGTCGCACAGTAAAAGATCTTGCCGAGATCACCAAAGATCAAAATGGTTTTGGTGCTGCAAAATTTGTTGTCTTCTGCAACCAGCCCGGTGACAATCCATTTATGGCTGGCGCCATCCATGGCCTTGAAGAGGCAGATGTGGTGCTCAATGTCGGTGTCAGTGGCCCCGGCGTTATTGCCCGTGCCCTTGAGCGCCTCATTGCCAAGGATACCGACAAGACCCTCACCCTTGATCGACTTGCCGAAGAGATCAAGCAAACCACCTTCCGTGTTACCAGATGCGGTGAGCTTATCGGTCGTCAGGTTTCTAAAAAACTTGGTATTGAGTTTGGTGTTGTCGACCTCAGCCTTGCCCCAACCCCTGCTATTGGTGACAGTGTTGGTGAGATCTTCAAAATTCTTGGAGTTGATTCCGTGGGCGCACCTGGTTCAACTGCAATACTTGCCATGCTCAACGATGCCGTCAAAAAAGGTGGTATCTTCGCCAGTAAGACCGTAGGTGGTCTCAGTGGCGCCTTTATCCCTGTAATGGAAGATGCCGTTCTTGCAGAGGCAGTAGGAGATGGTTCTCTCTGTATTGAAAAACTTGAGGCTATGACCTGCGTCTGCTCCGTCGGCCTGGATATGATAGCCATCCCCGGCTCCGTTGATGCAGAAACTATCTCAGCAATCATTGCCGATGAAATGGCCCTGGGAATGATCAACGGCAAGACCACCGCCGCCCGCCTCATTCCTGTTCCCGGCAAGGAAGTAGGAGATCATGTAAGTTTTGGTGGCCTCTTCGGGGCAAGCCCTATTATGCCTATCAACAATATAGGCAAATCCAGCCGTTTTATTCAGTGGGGCGGCAGAATACCTGCGCCAATCCATAGCTTCAAAAACTAG
- a CDS encoding FMN-binding protein, producing MKDILTIIFRLTLSCMLAGTVIGGTYIFTKNAKAHNAHVTEQKVRYALLGYQNQDAVPASVALHTMYRYVVSEPGKQYIGYLLPMKEGAEAPYLFLLISLDGKFVESFPMNLTSEAVLEDGSRAEALAAVLGAVRQARFADQTTIATDSGARMAYLLEGKFQGFKTFIKVMLAIDPHNAIMGLEILEHEEDPGLGAEITQDYFRKQFNKKSLEVLTHLGVVKEPLPVEYQNALEGRVDRAAVESVMDKYKDHDIYALTGATISSNSVTTGVKAIVRKFVYRLRILDGVLKAQQLQVAF from the coding sequence ATGAAAGATATCTTAACAATCATCTTTCGTCTGACCCTCTCCTGCATGCTTGCGGGTACGGTGATCGGCGGAACCTATATTTTCACAAAAAATGCTAAGGCCCATAATGCCCATGTGACAGAACAAAAGGTTCGTTATGCCCTTTTAGGTTATCAGAACCAGGATGCCGTTCCAGCATCTGTTGCCCTGCATACCATGTATCGCTATGTCGTTTCAGAGCCAGGTAAGCAGTATATTGGTTATCTGTTGCCGATGAAAGAGGGTGCAGAAGCCCCCTATCTTTTTTTACTGATCAGTCTTGATGGTAAGTTTGTTGAGTCATTTCCAATGAATTTAACCTCTGAGGCAGTTTTGGAGGATGGCTCGCGTGCCGAGGCTCTTGCCGCTGTTCTGGGTGCTGTTCGTCAGGCACGATTTGCTGATCAGACAACCATTGCCACGGATTCAGGCGCTCGTATGGCCTATCTCCTCGAAGGTAAATTCCAGGGATTCAAGACTTTCATTAAGGTCATGTTGGCTATCGATCCTCATAATGCCATTATGGGACTTGAGATTCTGGAGCATGAGGAAGATCCAGGTCTTGGCGCTGAAATAACTCAGGATTATTTTCGAAAGCAGTTTAACAAGAAATCTCTTGAGGTGTTGACTCACCTTGGGGTTGTTAAAGAGCCTTTGCCCGTCGAATATCAAAATGCCCTGGAGGGTCGAGTTGATCGGGCAGCGGTGGAGAGTGTCATGGATAAGTACAAGGATCATGATATTTATGCCCTTACCGGTGCGACAATCTCTAGTAATTCTGTAACAACAGGGGTGAAGGCAATTGTTCGAAAATTTGTTTATCGCCTGCGTATATTAGATGGGGTCTTAAAGGCACAGCAGCTTCAGGTTGCCTTTTAA
- a CDS encoding glycine cleavage system protein R: protein MKKQMIISVMSKDRSGIVAEVTGAIFSLNGDLADINQSVVCGYFTMIVSATFEGDVSREDILAELYQINTTDRFEVSVKEVAGDIDLAQPEKPTETYVMTVQSPNKKGLVHGVSQFCHAHKMNIIDLSTNLRNGIYTMALQLDLTKSTGINAIEKDLARYNRDSGLQIVLQHNDIFQVTNEVTLR from the coding sequence ATGAAAAAACAAATGATTATCTCAGTCATGTCAAAGGACAGATCAGGCATTGTTGCGGAAGTAACCGGAGCAATTTTTTCTCTTAACGGCGATCTTGCTGATATCAACCAATCCGTGGTCTGTGGCTATTTCACCATGATCGTCAGCGCCACTTTTGAAGGTGATGTCAGTCGCGAAGATATTCTGGCAGAACTTTACCAGATTAACACCACAGATCGATTTGAAGTATCCGTTAAAGAGGTCGCAGGTGATATAGATCTGGCCCAACCAGAAAAACCGACAGAGACCTATGTGATGACCGTACAGAGCCCCAATAAAAAAGGCCTTGTTCATGGGGTCAGCCAATTTTGTCATGCTCACAAGATGAACATCATCGACCTGTCTACCAACCTTAGAAATGGCATCTACACCATGGCACTGCAACTGGATCTGACAAAATCAACGGGAATTAACGCAATAGAAAAAGATCTGGCTCGTTATAACCGGGACAGTGGTCTGCAAATAGTATTGCAGCACAACGATATTTTTCAAGTAACCAACGAAGTAACACTTCGCTAA
- the ychF gene encoding redox-regulated ATPase YchF has translation MGFRCGIVGLPNVGKSTIFNALTAAGIDAENYPFCTIEPNVGIVPVLDSRLDVLSEIAKTKKTIHTQMEFVDIAGLVKGASQGEGLGNKFLGHIRQVEAIVHVVRCFEDDNIVHVDGSVDPVRDREVITMELVLSDLDTVEKRLKRTQSQAKSGDKAFKAQAVCLERLYDILDGGKVARVYEAQSELEEKLLAEMCLLTTKPVLYVANVSEDDVLEGNEHVRALQAAVAEEDASVVMIAGSIEQELSQLDAEEQAEFLNDMGMETSGLSRLVKAGYELLGLQTYFTVGVKETRAWTIPVGAKAPEAAGKIHTDFEHGFIRAEVIGYDDFVKCQGEAKAKEQGLMRVEGKEYVVADGDCMHFRFNV, from the coding sequence ATGGGTTTTCGATGTGGTATAGTAGGTCTGCCAAATGTTGGTAAATCAACTATTTTTAATGCGCTGACGGCAGCAGGAATTGATGCTGAAAATTATCCTTTTTGTACAATAGAACCAAACGTTGGTATTGTTCCTGTGCTCGATTCACGTCTCGATGTGCTTTCTGAAATTGCCAAGACTAAGAAAACCATTCATACCCAGATGGAATTCGTTGATATTGCCGGACTTGTTAAGGGTGCATCCCAGGGTGAGGGATTAGGTAATAAATTTCTTGGTCATATTCGTCAGGTAGAGGCAATTGTTCATGTTGTCCGCTGCTTTGAAGATGATAATATTGTTCACGTTGATGGGTCTGTTGATCCTGTTCGAGATCGTGAGGTTATCACCATGGAGCTCGTCCTCTCTGACCTTGATACGGTTGAGAAGAGGTTGAAAAGAACTCAGTCTCAGGCCAAATCAGGTGATAAGGCCTTTAAGGCTCAGGCCGTCTGTCTTGAGCGACTGTATGATATCTTGGATGGCGGTAAGGTGGCTCGTGTTTACGAGGCCCAGAGTGAGCTTGAGGAAAAACTTCTCGCTGAGATGTGTCTTCTGACCACCAAGCCAGTACTCTATGTGGCCAATGTGAGTGAAGATGATGTTCTTGAAGGCAATGAGCATGTGCGTGCCCTTCAGGCTGCCGTAGCTGAAGAGGATGCCAGTGTTGTTATGATTGCAGGCTCTATTGAGCAGGAGTTGAGTCAGCTCGATGCAGAGGAGCAGGCAGAGTTCTTAAACGATATGGGGATGGAAACTTCTGGGCTTTCTCGTCTTGTTAAAGCCGGTTATGAGTTGCTTGGCCTGCAAACCTATTTTACCGTAGGCGTAAAAGAGACCAGGGCTTGGACTATTCCCGTTGGTGCTAAGGCCCCTGAGGCTGCTGGTAAGATCCACACAGACTTTGAGCATGGGTTTATCCGGGCCGAAGTTATCGGCTATGACGATTTTGTTAAATGTCAGGGGGAGGCTAAGGCCAAGGAGCAGGGGCTGATGCGTGTTGAAGGAAAAGAGTATGTGGTTGCCGATGGTGACTGTATGCATTTTCGCTTCAATGTGTAA
- a CDS encoding NADP-dependent isocitrate dehydrogenase: MKIQMKTPLVELDGDEMTRVLWPLIKDKLLLPFIDLQTEYYDLGIEERDRTNDQITIDAAEAIKKYGVGVKNATITPNQDRVEEYGLKEQWKSPNATVRAMLDGTVFRKPIMVKNIKPSVRSWQKPIVVGRHAYGDFYKNAEIFAEAGGKLEIVVTDKNGKETRQTIMEVDEPAIVQGIHNTVASIGHFARACFEYSLDQKIDCWFATKDTISKQYDQRFKIIFEEIFAQEYKEKFAAAGIEYFYTLIDDVVARMMKTEGGMLWACKNYDGDVMSDMVASAFGSLAMMSSVLVSPYGYFEYEAAHGTVQRHYYQHLKGERTSTNPVALIYAWTGALRKRGELDGTPDLCAFCDSLEAITIECIESGYMTGDLARICEPAAIKVLDSIEFIDELGKRLQQLNK; the protein is encoded by the coding sequence ATGAAGATACAAATGAAAACTCCACTCGTGGAGCTTGATGGCGATGAAATGACCAGAGTTCTTTGGCCCCTTATCAAGGATAAGTTGCTCCTGCCATTTATCGACTTACAAACAGAATACTACGATCTGGGCATCGAAGAGAGAGACAGAACAAACGATCAGATCACCATTGACGCGGCAGAGGCCATCAAGAAATATGGTGTTGGGGTTAAAAACGCGACCATCACCCCCAACCAGGATCGAGTAGAGGAATACGGTCTCAAGGAGCAGTGGAAGTCACCCAACGCCACCGTTCGCGCCATGCTCGATGGAACGGTGTTCCGCAAACCCATCATGGTAAAGAACATCAAGCCCTCTGTACGCTCTTGGCAGAAGCCCATTGTGGTGGGACGACATGCCTATGGCGATTTTTACAAGAATGCCGAAATTTTTGCCGAGGCCGGTGGAAAGCTTGAAATAGTTGTCACCGACAAAAATGGCAAAGAAACCCGTCAAACCATCATGGAGGTGGATGAGCCAGCCATTGTTCAGGGCATCCACAACACCGTCGCCTCCATCGGCCACTTTGCCAGGGCCTGCTTTGAATACTCTCTTGATCAAAAAATTGACTGCTGGTTTGCCACCAAGGATACCATTTCGAAACAGTACGACCAGCGTTTCAAAATTATCTTTGAAGAGATCTTTGCGCAGGAGTACAAAGAAAAATTCGCCGCAGCCGGTATCGAATATTTTTACACCCTTATCGACGACGTTGTTGCCCGGATGATGAAGACAGAGGGTGGCATGCTCTGGGCCTGCAAAAACTATGATGGCGATGTGATGAGCGACATGGTGGCCTCCGCCTTTGGCTCCCTGGCCATGATGTCCTCCGTACTTGTCTCCCCCTACGGCTATTTTGAGTATGAGGCCGCCCACGGCACCGTCCAACGTCATTATTATCAACACCTCAAGGGCGAAAGAACCTCTACCAACCCCGTAGCCCTTATCTACGCCTGGACAGGTGCTCTGAGAAAAAGAGGTGAACTTGATGGCACCCCAGATTTATGCGCCTTCTGTGATAGCTTGGAAGCAATAACTATCGAATGCATTGAGAGCGGATACATGACCGGAGATTTGGCCAGAATATGCGAACCAGCCGCTATCAAGGTCCTTGACTCTATTGAGTTCATTGATGAGCTCGGCAAAAGATTGCAACAGCTCAACAAGTAA